In Raphanus sativus cultivar WK10039 chromosome 5, ASM80110v3, whole genome shotgun sequence, the following proteins share a genomic window:
- the LOC108805182 gene encoding protein ABCI7, chloroplastic yields the protein MATATVLSRLSLTPNLSSKPKSFSNRRTTPTTVSVRAQASFSDPFVLQLAESLEDSLSPSPSPSLPLQRIRDSSAESLLSTPWPSRRDEPFRFTDTSFIRYSQIEPVSTQQQPNSEILDNLTETHFPNAVIIDGFVSNLTIAPSDLPDGVYFGSFSGLPDDLANRVSEFIGDFDSGDLFWSINGMGAPDLTVIYVPAGCKVENSIHLRYFSGQTGDRESKRLPVSNPRVFVLVEEGGEIGIIEEFVGKDEQGFYWTNPVLEVVVLKNAKVKHSYLQQESTAAAHIKWTFVRQEAESEYELVEVSTGGRLGRHNVHVQQLGPDTLTELTTFHMCVNDQTLDLHSRIVLDHPRGSSRQLHKCIVAHSSGQAVFDGNVRVNKYAQQTDAGQLTRSLLLKPRATVNIKPNLQIIADDVKCSHGAAISDLEEDQLFYFQARGIDLETARRALISSFGSEVIEKFPNREIRDQARNHVKSLL from the exons atggCGACTGCCACAGTTCTCAGCCGCTTGTCACTGACACCGAACCTATCTTCCAAACCAAAATCGTTTTCAAACAGAAGAACAACTCCTACGACTGTTTCCGTCAGAGCGCAAGCTTCTTTCTCCGACCCATTCGTACTTCAGCTAGCAGAATCTCTCGAAGACTCTCTCTccccttctccttctccttctttacCTCTCCAGAGAATCCGAGACTCTTCCGCGGAGTCCCTCTTATCAACCCCATGGCCATCCCGAAGAGACGAGCCTTTCCGGTTCACCGACACATCATTCATCCGTTACTCCCAAATCGAACCGGTCTCGACCCAGCAGCAACCCAACTCGGAGATTCTCGACAACCTGACGGAAACCCACTTTCCAAACGCGGTGATTATCGACGGGTTCGTCTCCAATTTGACGATCGCCCCATCGGATTTGCCCGATGGTGTTTACTTCGGGAGCTTCTCGGGTCTACCGGACGACCTCGCTAACCGGGTCTCCGAATTCATCGGAGATTTCGACTCCGGTGATCTGTTCTGGTCGATTAACGGCATGGGGGCACCTGATTTGACTGTGATTTACGTTCCGGCTGGATGTAAGGTGGAGAATTCGATTCATCTGAGGTACTTTTCTGGTCAAACCGGTGACCGGGAATCGAAAAGGTTACCGGTATCGAATCCTAGGGTTTTTGTCTTGGTAGAGGAAGGAGGTGAGATTGGTATAATCGAAGAGTTTGTGGGTAAAGACGAACAAGGGTTTTATTGGACCAATCCTGTTTTGGAAGTTGTTGTCTTAAAGAATGCCAAGGTTAAGCATTCCTACTTGCAGCAAGAGTCTACGGCTGCTGCTCATATCAAGTGGACTTTCGTCCGACAG GAGGCAGAGAGCGAGTACGAGCTTGTAGAAGTGAGTACCGGCGGGAGATTAGGGAGGCACAATGTTCATGTGCAGCAACTGGGGCCCGATACGCTCACGGAGCTAACAACGTTTCATATGTGCGTCAACGACCAGACTCTTGATCTCCATAGCAGAATTGTTTTAGACCATCCCCGAGGCTCTTCCCGTCAGCTCCACAAGTGTATCGTTGCTCACTCCTCTGGTCAAGCTGTGTTCGATGGCAATGTCCGAGTTAACAAGTATGCTCAACAGACGGACGCGGGACAACTGACGAGAAGCCTTCTTTTGAAACCTCGAGCCACCGTGAACATAAAACCCAACCTTCAGATCATTGCAGATGATGTCAAGTGCTCACACGGAGCTGCTATCAGTGATCTCGAAGAAGACCAGCTCTTCTATTTCCAAGCTCGTGGGATCGACTTGGAGACTGCAAGAAGAGCTCTCATTTCCTCTTTTGGTTCAGAGGTGATCGAGAAGTTTCCAAATCGGGAAATACGCGACCAAGCTAGGAATCACGTCAAGTCCTTACTCTGA